GTAGTAGACAAACTAGAAGAGTCAGTGGGTGATCACACAGTTACCTGCAAATACAACTATGTTTCTGATGGTTTTTGTGTGGTCTTTTTTTGGTGTCTATGGTCCCATTGTAGATGGGGAAAGACGCGATTTATAGGAGGACTTTTTAACAGCTGGTGCGATCTTCCCATGGTGCACAGCAGGAGATTACAACACTGATTGTTTCCCTAGTAAACAAGCGGGAGCAGATAGGGCCTGCACAAGTATGTGTGATTTTTCAAACGTCAagacattcaataaaaaaagatttcttCTTTTTACCCAATTTTTTTACCCTTATGACACGACATCCAAATAATATTGATTCaccaattttttgaaattactGAACATGGTTTGATAAATTTACCTTTGGAAGGAGGGGCTTTTACCTAGTCCAACAACTATGAATCCCTAACAAATTaaccaacaaaaagaaaaaaaatgaactcACCTTGTGGTCCTTGGTGGAAGGGTATGGAGCATGCTTAAGTGGGTCTTGAAGAAGTCCTTCCTCATCATTCCACTCAATTGATGGATCATACCTCTTCCCATGAAATGTGAGGAACCTAGGTAGCTCAGGAGGAAGTGCCATGGAAGATAAAAAGATGAAGATTTGAAAAGAGGGTTTCCAAAAAtgggtttttcaaaaacacttaaaaacttTCTTATTTGTCTAGAATAGGAGTATTTCAGTAATTCAAATCAGAGATTACTTCCTCAAACATTATCAGACCACTTCCAAATACTGGTTGATGCTAATGGCATTAATAGTGGAAAAGTATTGTTTAATGTTGATAACATGTGGCTCAAAATAAAGGGCTTCATGGTAAAGACAATGGTAGAGTAGTTACCATTTTAGTGGGACACCTAGAGTGAACACAAACTGTTGAAAACTGACTTTTGGATTTAGAACAAAGACCTCTATTTTAGTAATTGATTGTGGAGTTATGTGAAGGAGAGGGATGCACTACGTAGCAAGGTAATTGATATCAAATATCGTACTTCCTAGGGTGATTGGCATTCAAATGGCACAGGGAGGTTTGTGGAGTGAGCTTATGAAACGTGATAGATGTGGTTGGGACAGCTTTCTTAAATTTGTAAGATTTGAAGTGGAAGATGAcaccaagtattttttttttggcatgataaATGGAATGGAGATTTAACTTTGGAGGAAAAATTTTCTTGAGCTCTTAATTATTGCAAGGAATAGAGATGCTTGAGTTGCAAACTCCATGGATTGCTCAAATGGAGCTATCCATTGGAACCCTTTAATTTTTAGGCCAGTTCAGGATTGGGAAATGAAAACTATGGAATACTTTTTGGATGATCTTTATTCTACTAAGGTTAGGCAGGAAGGAACAGAAAAATCGTTTGTCACTCCTCAAAGAAAATGGATTCTAGGTTTAAAGCTATTTTTAGATGTTGCATTCAGAGGGTAAATGGGTTTCCCTTGGAAAAACATCTGGAAAGTTTGAGCTTCATTACAGGTAGCATTCTTCACTTGGACTATTGCTCTTGGGAAATTTTTTGACAGTGGATAACTTGAGAAGTTGATGGACTGGTGTTGTGTGTAACGCCAAACGGGTGAATCTGTGGACCATTTAATTATGCATTGTTCAATAGCATGTGAAATACGGACACTGATCTTCTGTCTCTTAGAGATTAGTTGGGCAATACTGAATTCAGTAGTTGATCTCTTGGGCAACGGGATAGGGATTCTTGGCAAACAGGCTTCTGGTGAGATTTTTGGAAGTCAGAACCAAAGTATTAAATTACCAATGTTCTTAATATGGACCatttggaaagaaaagaatagacctactttatttcattttttattcaatcctTCTAAAGTTCAGCAGCGCTtcttcaaatatattattctttttgcTGGGTTAGATTAGAAGATTTCATGATTTGGAGTTCCCTATATGAATATACTCTCCTTTTGCAAGTTGTTTAAAAGTGCTACATCCAAGTCTGCTAGGTCTATTTTGCACAGTATTTGATGtttgatatataatataatggcattgatccttttttttataagtaataaacttcattgaaattgaaaaaggaCGAAAAGATAAAAACAGGGCACACATGCAGTGTGCTAAGAGACAACAAAGGAAAAACTAAACAGTAATGAAGGTACAAAAATAAAGCATGTCAGGTAGAGACATTCAGGCTAATGTAAACATATGTTCTTCCCTTCTGATAATTATTGTCTCATTTTTATCCTTTCCTCCATTTTGTCCATTGATATTGAATTTCTGTTGTGGGAAAAGTCAAAACAAGGAGGAAAACAAACGTACCTTATGCAGATCAGGCTTGTATATTGAACAGTTATGTTCTTTAGCCTTGTAGTTTTGTGTTTGTTAGTTATGACATGGCTATTACATTGTTACATCAAGCATGCCAATACAAATGGGCTGTTTGCAATTTTCGAACCATGATTACTTTCATCCTCTTTTGCAGTCATGTTATCTATCTATGGATGGCCAATAAATAAGCCattattcatgattttatttattggctgaAAGATATTCTGCTGCTGGCCCCAAGTTGTCTAGACTGTGAAAGTTACTAAGATCATATTATTACTTGTTTTTCTTGTCCTCACAGAACATTCTCTTATGAAAATTAGAGCTATTGAgataacttatcaaaaaaatgtcACTGTAATAATTATGGTTCTGTAACTTTATATTCTAGATTTTTAAGATTGCTAGTTGATGgttttatctttgttttatttttggtcattcattgtttctttttgttgttattggttcaGAAGAGAAGTGAAGTGCTTGCTTGTGCATCTGGAGAGCAGGTGGAGGCTGTTAGCAATCTTGGGAATAAAGTTATTTCTGGGTCTAAAGGAAGTAGTGCTGCAAATAGTGCCAGTATTGTTTATACGGATGAATTTGACACTTCTGTGGCAATCCTAAACATTGTATGTTTTTGTTATGTCTATAAGTGAATATGTTGGAGACTGCTGAAGGGTAATTCATCTGTCTTATTTTTTGCTTGAATTGACATGCTTGTCTTGAAATTGGTCTTATCTAGGCGGTTATCTGGTTCCATCTTCATGAATATGCAAAGGCATTATCAGTTTTGGGGCCTTTGTATCAAAATATTGAACCAATAGATGAGGTATGATAATTATTACCTATGGTTTTCTTTTTGCTGTTGTAATCCTGTGTTAAATCcttttctatatatttataCGCAGACGACAGCTCTTCATATTTGCCTCTTGTTGCTAGAAGTTGCACTGGCATGCCATGATGCTTCAAAATCTGCTGtaagttctattttttaataatttatctaGTTGCTTCATTCAAGATTTTGCATGATGTTCTCAAATGTTTAACTTGCTATAAGGATAGTATGGTATTATCGGACAAGGAGTGAATGCTGAACTTAAGCATTGTATGTCATGGGTAAGTTGGCCTCCTGTCATGGCTGTAATGAGATGGAACTTTGCTAATGTTGAACATCTAAAACAAATTACTTTAACCTTTTGGTTGGAGTTTGTGTTCTTATCCTTGGGATCAGGGAGTGTCATAGACCCTAGTGAGATGAAATGTAGACTGAAATATATGATGTGTTGTGGCTTTTTGTTTGTAAACTTTTAGGGAATATACATATTTTTGTCCACAAATATACATGGATGTCTGATTTAGTTCTTGAAGTTAGAAAGTTGCAATCAAGTCCTCAAATGATGTGAAAAGTCACCATTAGATTAATGCTATTTTGGTTGGAAATGTCTAGGCAGAAATGGCTGTTGGgttaaagaaaaaggagaaacaAGAGATTGAAAAGGTTCCCTTTTTTTGAAGGGGAGGGGgaggttgtgtgtgtgtgtttttgggattaTTTCTAATAAGACACATCATTGCTTTCTTAGGTGAGGTAAGTGCAAATATTTAAGTGCAATTCCATTAGCAATCAACTGCCACCTAAGAATTTTATATGACATATCATCAATTTCTGTTAGTTCGATTGTCAGAAAGAGAGttccaatttttaaattatttatggaCTTGATTgcaaacttttaaattttagagactaaattgGAAATTCAGCTATTTGTCAGGGACTAAAATAAGTGTTTtcctaaatttttataaaaagtaatgtGTCTGTGTGTGTATTTTAAGGTCCATTACTTCCAGTTATATTATATCAAGAAACTCATACAACATATTCAATATGTACAATTTAGAACTAGTTTCTTCAAATGGAATGATTCAATCATTCTAATGAGCTCCTTCATCATGCCACTTCCATTACTAAGTGGTGCTTATTGTTTCCAGTACGGTTTTGCTAATTCAAGGGATCACTCTCCATATCACCACACTTTGACAATCTACCCAACTAGCCTTGCCATAACACTCTTTGGCATAATCCAATGAACCCCGAAGAGAGAAAAAACCATGCTCCAAAGCTCTCGAGCAGCAGGGCAATGGAGAAGTAGATGATTAGTAGTATCCCCATATCTCTTACACATGCAGCATCAGTCTATAATAATTATTCAACGCTTCCTGAGGTTATCAACAGTTAGAAATTTCCCCAAAACTGCTGTCCAAAGTAAGAAACTGATGTTAGTTGGAGCTTTAGGTTTCCACAAACTCCTCCAAGGAAAGGAGCAAAGGGGTGTGGATGCAACGTTTTATAATGGGATTTAACCTCAAAGGAATTCCATGAAGAAGGATTCCATTAACAGAAACATACCTGTATTAGAAGAGCCTTCAATGCTGCCCAATGTTAGAATATTATATATGCATATAATTCATAAGGCATTTACAATATTTTGtacttaaaatttgatttttttggggggtgggggttAATCTGTTAATTGTGGTCATTTGTTGGTGTCTTAATGTAGTGTAATTTGGCCTCTGGGTCTAtctttaattagttttttatttttaaaaatgattttagtcGCAATTAACTAATTATTGGGGTATGTGTTTCTATCAATTAATTGTGAATttttagaggtatttttggaaaaagaggggggggggggagtgtaATTTGGCCATTAGGTACatctttattctctctctctctctctcttaatttttttatttatttgcaaAAGTGATTTAGTGGTAATTATTGGAATTTTGCCTTTAATACTAATGGACTGCATATTCTTCTGAGATATAGAGCATTTCAAAAATGGATAGTATCTCTGAATGTTTTGAGAGACTGATAATTAGAAAGCTTGTGATTGCAAGTGATAACACAACTTTGGTGTAGAAGTTAGATGTCTCAGCTAgttttgtgtttatatatttttttaatcatgtaGAAGTGTTGGCCAAGTAGAGAAGGAGCAATTTCAGCCAGTCAAAGTTTGTCATGTGCCAATGAaatctagctcaaatggcataTGCTCTATCAGTAAGCATGGTTTGAAGGGTGAAAGTTGTGGGTTTGAAACCCACTGGATGCATGTGTACCTTTAAcaatcaaaaaaacaaattgccATTTCTTGCTAaattctctcttcttcctcactAGAAGtttgcctttttttcttttataattgtGCTTGGCCCGAATGACATCTCATATGCCTTCTGGTTTATTTAAAATATGGTATCACTTTCACAACATAATATGGGAGGAACTTAACAAGGGAGAAGTTGAGTTGAGTTTTAAGCGACGTAGAATTCTGAACAACCTAAACCTTGTTATAAAGAATTGCAGAAGACAATATATGCGGCCTCCTTGTAAGGGGCCTGCTTTGTGACTCAAGGTCTTGTGTGTGACTGTTGGATTGGCAAATGAATGTTGTTCTGTTGTGTTTCTAATTTAACTATGTGACTATAACTTGATCAAGTCAGACcacttttttataaaactttccACAATTTAAATGAAGCTTCTGGCTCTCTCTAGATGTTATGCTAGGTCATTTTAGACAGTTCATGCCATTAATAGGGGCAATGATGACCCAGTCTAGACAGTTCTGATCCAATATGAATATGATgcaaagccttttttttttttttgtttaatttgctGACAGTTTGaatctgaaaatttttgttatcaCAAAAAAGGAAATTCCATGGCATCATTTTCGGTTTGCATATAGCATTCTTAATCCAAAATGGTAACCATTATAATTCTTTTTGTCCAGGATGCATTAATTTATGTGGAAAGAGCTTTTGGTGTAAGTTGCATGAGTCAAGTTGACAATGGAAGCATGGCACAACAACAATCTGCCAACCTAGTTGCAAAATCTTCCTCTTTTCCTAGCAGCTCATTGGCCACGGTTGCCTCAGATTTAGCGTCTAGTGTGATTGCCTCAGAAAATCCTTTAACAAGGACTTTATCAGATGACGCACTCGAATATGAAACTATGCTATCGAAACTGGATATTGGTGGACAGAATGCAGTCAGGCCAGCTGGTCTCTCATCTTCAAATGATCTGTCAAGGACCCCGGTTGATAGGTCATTTACCACTGTTGATTTGAAGCTTAAGTTGCAGCTTTATAAAGTTCGGTTTTTGCTTCTCACTAGGAACCTCAAGCAAGCAAAACGTGAAGTCAAGCATGTTATGAACATTGCACGTGGGAAAGATTCATGCACTGCCCTCCTCCTCAAGTCACAGATTGAATATGCACGTGGCAACCATCGTAAAGCCATCAAGCTGTTGGTGGCATCCAATAATAGGACAGACATGGCAATTTCAAGCATCTTCAACAACAATCTTGGGTGCATTTATTATCAGCTTGGAAAATACCATACATCATCGATATTTTTTTCAAAGGCACTGACTGATACATCCTCTCTTCGGAAAGACAAGCCACTAAAGCTTTCAACTTTCGCACAGGATAATTCTcttcatataatatataattgtgGTTTACAGTATTTGGCCTGTGGGAAACCAATACTTGCTGCTCGCTGTTTCCAGAAGGCCAGTTTGGTATTCTACAACTGGCCTCTTTTATGGCTCCGACTAACTGAATGCTGTCTGATGGCTTTAGAGAAGGGGCTAGTGAAAACAAGTCGGCCTCTTTCTGAAAGATCAGAAGTCAGAGTCCATGTTGTTGGCGAGGGTAAATGGAGGCAGCTTGTTACAGAAGATGGGATATCAAGAAATGGACTTGTGGATTCTGTTGAAATGGATGATCATATGCTAAGCAACGATGGGCAACCAAAGCTCTCAATGTCCCTTGCTCGGCAGTGTCTCTATAATGCTCTTCACTTACTGAACTGCTCTGAATCGACCCATTCAAAGCCTGATTTGCCCTCCTCGGAGGAAAATGAATCAAGTGAAGTGGCTTCTTCCAAGAACTCAAACCACAAGAACTTAAACAGCATTGAATCCAAAGCATTTTCTGTAACAGTAGGCATAGGTCAGGTTAATGCCAATGGGGATGCAAGAGAACCAAAGGGAGGAACAAGTCAGGAGCTCATACAGAACTCTCTTGCCCATTATGAAGGTATTCGTAGAAAAGAAAATCAGCTGATCAAGCAAGCTGTTCTTGCTAACCTGGCTTATGTAGAGTTGGAGCTGGAAAATCCCATGAAGGCCCTGTCAACTGCAAGGTCTCTCTTGGAACTTCCAGAATGTTCCAGAATTTATGTCTTTCTAGGTCATGTGTATGCAGCAGAGGCACTCTGCCTGCTAAATAAGCCAAAGGAGGCTGCTGAGCATTTGTCAATTTATTTGTCGGGGGGAAATAACTTTGAATTGCCATTCAGCCAAGAGGACTGTGAGCAACTGCGAGTGGAGAGGACCATTGACAGTGAAGAGTTAACTGGAGGATTGGTTACTGCCAAGAATTCTTCCCCTGACGACTCACAAGGTATTGTGTTCCTCAGTCCCGAAGAGGCACGTGCAGCACTTTATGCTAACTTTGCTGCGGCGTCTGCAATGCAAGGCGAGCTTGAGCAGGCCTACAATTTTGCGACTCTGGCACTATCCATATTACCCAACAGTCCGGAAGCCACTTTGACTTCAATTTATGTGGATCTAATGCTCGGTAAGTCAAGAGAAGCTCTTGCCAAGTTAAAGCAGTGTAGTCGCGTTAGGTTCCTCCCCAGTGGCATAACAGTCAATAAATCTTCTTGATGATTTTACTGGTGGTTCTTAATTCGTTATGTCCAGCCCTCTCTCAGCATTAGTTAGCGGGTAGATCAGCAATCCTTCAAGAGGATTTGTAACATATATATAGTTCAATTCAGGGAATAaatttttctgttcttttttccttataatttttCACATCTAGGGTTCATTACTCGGTGGTGGCTGTGTTTTGGTTAGTGCGGATGCCCACCTTTCAGATTTGAGATTTAGTTCGATTCAGATTATTGTGTTTCAGTGGCTAATCCTGATGGTATTAAAGAATATagagcatgtgcttctcacgaaaggactaaaatgattCATTTTGGATTTGAATTCGAAGTCATATTTTCATATCAAGGctctttccctctcttttacctttttgttctttacatttttggatttgaatttgaagtcATATTTTCATACCAAGGCTCTTACCGTTTCTTTTACCTCTTTGTTCTCTACATTTGAAGTGTTGATATccagattatatatatatttggttgaAAGGAGATAGATATATCAAACAAATAGCAGAGAAAACTCAGTCCCAAATTTGAACTGGAAGAACAAACAACCTCACTCGGAGGGCAGAATAAACTAAGTAGTCTACATATAACATATTTGTTATAGCTTGCAACCAATTTATTTGGCTAAAGCATTGGCAATTTGGCACAGAAGTAGGATTTCCTGGCAAGCATGCTTAACACTGAAAATGGATTTACATGCTAAACACTGAATTTATAGTCAAGCTTTCTTCTGAGCAACAAATTGCAGTCTcacaaaaattgaaagagtTCTGCTAAAGCATGCATTACATGCCATTTAAACATGACTTCTTTTTACTGTTTCAACCAACATCGATACATGCTGAAAAATAGATAAAACAGAACTATCGGAGTGAATCGTTTGACCGAGGAAATTGGTCAAACGACTTGGTGATTTGGCTCATTTGAGTCTCGGGTCTCAACGATCGGTTTTGGAAGCTAGTGGCAAGTTTGCCTTCGTCTTCGTGTTTCCTTGGAAGTTGGAATCGTTGATAGGTCATAGCAATTAGAAAACATGCAAATTGTagtacctttaaaaaaaaaaaagaaaaaaaaaatttaatggatttTACAAATATATGCTCTAAGTGCACACAagtatactatttttaaaaaaaaatttatcaaaaattgaaaaaatttgacaattttttttaatttttcataaaatatttataaaagtaGATAGCTTAATGTGTGAGTAGGGCACAAATTAACCGGACTTTTTGATACCTCATGAATCACATTTCATGTTGCACGTGAAGTAGCGTACTTGAGTTCACGTCCACGTACCGCTCATCATAATAATAGAAGGtgactcaaaaaaaagaaaaaaaatagaagttgaCCAATAGGTCCAGTTCTTTGTAATCTGACCAATAGGTGGATAACATGTAAAAGTTTAATAATACTATGTGAAATAAAAAACTGAGACACTGTTAAATGTGGAGATATAATAGAAAATGTACATTTTGACAAGGGAGAGTATTGATTCACATCTGTTGATGTACACTGTATACACATAATATTCATATTTTCATAGTAACTGTCCACATTTTCTAAGAATGCACATATCTAACACATGGAACTAATAATGTATAAAGtacataattttcaaaaaaaaaattataaagtacATTAATCAGGATGAGATAATCAATATTCTTTTGACAAACCCGTGAATAATCAACCATTTTCCTAATGGATTTGGTTACATAACTACATAATCCTGATGCTACACTGCAAATGGGTAAAgcattataaattaataatgcatgaatttcaaaattttcaactggATCAAATCAAGAAACTGTATAGGAAACAAAGAAACGCATGAATGTACAAGTAAAACCAGCTATGGTTTCTTTTCTTGCAATGATATTGTACATCCAACATGTAGGCGGTTAGTTATTGTATGTACCAAAAGTTCACTTAAAACTTCCTCCATGAATGAACTCATTCGCAGCAATCTGCCGGAGTGGCTCAACCATAAGGCCATTTTGGTAATGGCCTAAGCCCCCAAATGGAAGAAGGCCCCTAGAATAGAATAtattatatctatataatactATTTTCAAATgttcaatattttataaatacgTTTTACTATGTTTGCattagtttaaaaatataaaaattttcaacctttcaaaaattttactcttccttttcctttatatcaaaattaaaattaaaattaatagtttTCGAGAAAAATTCATTACTGAAATCTATTGTTCAATAACTAAAGTTCAACATTGCCAAGAGAGATAGTGACCatataaaatatgatatttctcattatatttcaatatttttcagaattaaaagtttaaaatatgttttataaatatatgaaattagtccaattaatgtaataatttttttttattaaaattcatgtattaaattatataaaaatgttgAATCCTTTTGTATAATTCATATAtcacatataaaatataaagttataataCACTTTACATTTGCGTTTGACTCCAAAACATGTTGAGTCAGCCCTAGATTAGGCCATATGTAGggcctaatatatatataaatttttttttggtagacaGTGAATTTGAGCAAGATTTGAAAAGAATATGTTTAAAGCTGGATTGAggtatttaataaaaacaacacTGTTTagaatttataagtttttaaagctttttatttaatatttaaaataccaTGTGCATATGAATCTTCACAGATTGTGGCTATATTTTGCATGAAAGATATTTAGCATGCCAATAATATGGttaatatttcataattttggCATGATCATAGTGGTATTAATACAAAGAAACTAAATCAATTGAgactaaaattattaaaaaaagcaaaTTTCAAATTGATAGCTTTACAAAGAAATGTTTAATGTGTACCACCATTAGGATATTGGagaaaattaataacttttcaTAAATGGCCTCATGACCTTGATAATCTAGAACTCAACAGTTTATAGAATTCTTCGAAAAACACATTAATGAGCTTATTATCAAGTAACAAGCTCTgtgttttcaagaaaaataaatttgaactCAAGGTTAAATAAACACAATGAGGATTTTTTTATAGATTCAATTTATAAAGGAACATGctttatttttcaatgaaaataaatttaaactcAAGGTTGAATAAacaaaatgaagattttttGTTTAGGTTCAACTAGAAAGTTACTCCAAATCTAATCGTATCGTTTAATTTGGactcaaatttttataatattaccAGAGGGAGTGTTTTGCAAATCTTTAGTATGGTTTTAGTAGTATAAAGATGATACCTTAATCTCCCATGCACTTGGTTAGATAGTTTTATGTCAAAGTGTCATTTAGAACCCAAGACTACTCCAAGTTTAAAAAAGCTCTCATTACAAAAAATGacccaattttatttatttataattattgggttaaaaaaaagggttgtgTACTATTTTTTGTACATACAAGAAGACCTCCAAAATAAATTGTATTGATTAAATTAATATCAAAGAGAACCTCCAAAATGAATTGTATATATAGATTAAGTTATTGAAGAGCCCTATAGCTAAAGATCACATCTCTCTTGTTGTAATCATTGAATTatcagaaaaaaaattaagttattgTATATTTAAATGTCCTGCGATATTCGATATTTGAGTGTTGAGGGAATTCTATAAGTATACTTGATTGTCTGTAGTGGCAGAGTCACATTTGAGGGcgcacgcgcgcgcgcgcgcgcacacacacacatatatatatatatatatatattaaagtgtTAGACATATGAAACGCTTACGACACCCTACGTATATATCAATTACATTTAGGAAAAAGTTAACCAATGCCTAAGGCCAGACattggtttagaaaaaaaattttgatttttttttttaatagtcttTTATATTTCTATGAAAGTGGTaagaaattttcttaaaatagttcatTAACAAATTCCTTAAGAGTTAAAAGCATCTGTTTGCACATAACAAGacatatgtcatttttttattggtggtCGGATCTCAAGTAGGCTCCAAACATGCTTGGAgccaaactttttccttttttatatatttataaataaaattatttcttgGAGCCaaaccttttcctttttttatatatctataactaaaattatttcttttgaagTCTGTAATTATCATGAGAAAGTTTAAAGTTATTTACATTAATTTAAATAAGGTCACAATCTCATTAATGAAAAGTTGTATATACTAATTACTTAAATTAATTGGTATACTTATAATGAACACATATCCtaacaattattttaaataataaagagaaaaaaagttttCGTCTTTACAATTTATTgcttataatttaaataaaggTATCTAATTTTAcattattgtttattttgtaTTTGCCTAATGG
This genomic stretch from Castanea sativa cultivar Marrone di Chiusa Pesio chromosome 1, ASM4071231v1 harbors:
- the LOC142613948 gene encoding uncharacterized protein LOC142613948 gives rise to the protein MDARDSLSPSTVASSAASVTATAAAAAAAAASAAVTVSPNRDGSSGGAEDDAVLSAVAVLAKDAALHFQSSKFADCVEVLNQLLLKKQDDPKVIHNIAIAEYFRDGCSDPRKLLEVLNNVKKRSEVLACASGEQVEAVSNLGNKVISGSKGSSAANSASIVYTDEFDTSVAILNIAVIWFHLHEYAKALSVLGPLYQNIEPIDETTALHICLLLLEVALACHDASKSADALIYVERAFGVSCMSQVDNGSMAQQQSANLVAKSSSFPSSSLATVASDLASSVIASENPLTRTLSDDALEYETMLSKLDIGGQNAVRPAGLSSSNDLSRTPVDRSFTTVDLKLKLQLYKVRFLLLTRNLKQAKREVKHVMNIARGKDSCTALLLKSQIEYARGNHRKAIKLLVASNNRTDMAISSIFNNNLGCIYYQLGKYHTSSIFFSKALTDTSSLRKDKPLKLSTFAQDNSLHIIYNCGLQYLACGKPILAARCFQKASLVFYNWPLLWLRLTECCLMALEKGLVKTSRPLSERSEVRVHVVGEGKWRQLVTEDGISRNGLVDSVEMDDHMLSNDGQPKLSMSLARQCLYNALHLLNCSESTHSKPDLPSSEENESSEVASSKNSNHKNLNSIESKAFSVTVGIGQVNANGDAREPKGGTSQELIQNSLAHYEGIRRKENQLIKQAVLANLAYVELELENPMKALSTARSLLELPECSRIYVFLGHVYAAEALCLLNKPKEAAEHLSIYLSGGNNFELPFSQEDCEQLRVERTIDSEELTGGLVTAKNSSPDDSQGIVFLSPEEARAALYANFAAASAMQGELEQAYNFATLALSILPNSPEATLTSIYVDLMLGKSREALAKLKQCSRVRFLPSGITVNKSS